A genome region from Anastrepha ludens isolate Willacy chromosome 3, idAnaLude1.1, whole genome shotgun sequence includes the following:
- the LOC128856256 gene encoding tigger transposable element-derived protein 4-like, with the protein MKERKKKDIPNEFGALPCTLSNILKNKEVILKNAEDLAVNTKRKRLRPCHFEDVDEAMLKWLLVARGKNLPLSGPLLKQKAKDFAEALGHHEFEASTGWLDKFKIRHGVIQKILCGESADANIENRDEWVTNVLPKLIENYNINDIFNADETALFFKCLPTKTLAFKNEKCFGGKQSKERITVLVGSNMTGSVKLKLLVIGKAKNPRCFKGIKSLGVDYEFNKKAWMTSEIFTKWIVKLDKKFCDQNRKVLFFVDNCTAHPKDVRDKLRNIHLAYFPPNMTSLLQPMDQGIIYNMKQHYRKRILTNILTQVDEGNSVMAIDLLQAVRNLSNVWNAYVKPETIANCFKKAGFSKDAMQITFEHWDEEDLLSISDLAALQSSFKKVANIEASFDDYVNVDNGVQTWDNPSEEDILNSIFESRGVPAEPDNDEHDLTVEELAETEEALPTLIQAAASISVIRAFVEMRSDVPINVFNSLHDLEAFIENEKWKIVIQTKLTDYFK; encoded by the exons atgaaggaaagaaaaaaaaaagatattcccAATGAATTCGGAGCTCTTCCctgcactttatcaaatattttaaaaaataaggaagtgattttaaaaaatgcggaggatttggcagtaaataccaaacgcaaaagacttcgaccttgtcattttgaggatgttgacgaagcaatgctgaaatggttactcgttgcacgtggtaagaatctccctttatctggaccattattgaagcaaaaggccaaagattttgcggaagcactaggacaccacgaatttgaggcaagtacaggttggttagacaagttcaaaattcggcatggcgttattcaaaagatattatgtggggaaagtgctgacgccaacatagaaaaccgtgatgaatgggtaacgaacgtcttaccgaaattaattgaaaattacaacattaacgacatttttaatgccgacgagactgctttgtttttcaaatgcttgccaactaaaacactggcattcaaaaatgaaaaatgctttggtgggaagcaaagcaaggagagaataactgtcctggtgggaagcaatatgactggatcagtaaagctaaaattgctggtaatcggaaaggccaaaaatccgaggtgcttcaagggaataaaatctttaggtgtcgattatgagtttaacaaaaaagcatggatgaccagtgagatttttacgaaatggattgtaaaactcgacaaaaaattttgtgatcaaaacagaaaggttttgttttttgttgataactgcactgcccaccctaaagatgtaagagacaagttgagaaacattcatctcgcttattttcctcccaacatgacttcgttactgcaaccaatggaccaaggcattatctacaacatgaaacaacattacagaaaacgaattttaacgaatatattgactcaagtggatgagggaaattctgttatggccatagacttgctgcaagcagttcgaaatcttagcaatgtatggaatgcctatgttaaaccagaaacaattgccaactgttttaaaaaggctggattttcaaaagatgctatgcagattacatttgagcattgggatgaagaggaccttctttcaatatcggatttggctgctttacagtcttcatttaaaaaagtagcaaatatcgaagcatcgtttgatgactacgtaaatgttgataatggtgtgcagacttgggacaacccatccgaagaagatattctcaacagcatttttgaaagtcgcggagttccagctgaacctg ataacgatgaacacgatttgaccgttgaagaattggcagaaactgaggaggcattacctacgttgatacaagctgctgcatccattagcgtaattagagcctttgtggaaatgaggagtgacgtgccgattaatgttttcaactctctacatgatttggaagcttttattgaaaatgaaaaatggaagattgtaattcaaaccaaactcactgattattttaaataa